DNA sequence from the Vicugna pacos chromosome 35, VicPac4, whole genome shotgun sequence genome:
TTTTAAGCAGATTAAATGAATTCTCAGAGGGAGCGGGCATGACACTGGGCTAGTTTACCAGAGCTCTGGGATATGGAAACGACCCGTTTGGCCTAGACCAGGACATGATCCCAGAAATGCGGGCCCCTATGTTGACACAGGCCTTAGGTGAGGCCCTTCAGCCTGCTCTGCAATACCTGAAATACAGAAAGCTGACAGTATTCTCAGGCAGTGATCCTCTGGAACCAGAGGAAGAAGAATTTGAATCCTAGCTGTTTCATACCACTCAAATGATGAAGACATGGCAGGTATTAGATACCAAGAAGAGAAGGAGACTGCTAGAGAGCCTTAGAGGCTCAGCATCTGATATTATTCGTGTCCTCAAGATAAACAGTCCATTAATTACAGTTCCTGAATGCGTGCAGGCTCTTGAACAGGTGTTTGGGGTTATCAGTAACCCTAGTTGCAAGTCAAATATCTGACTACTTACcaaaaggatgaagaaaaattGTCTGCTTATGTGCTAAGGCTGGAGCCTTTATTACAGAAACTGGTAGAGAGAGATGTAATTGAGCGAGAAGTTGTGAATCAGGCCCGCCTAGACCAAATCATTGCTGGAGCAGTCCCCAGAACCCCGCGTGGGAAGTTTGCTCTGTCAGAGGATGGCTCAGCCCCTGGCTTATTGCAGTTACTGACACTGATAAAGGATGAAGAGGCAGCTGAGGAGGAGCACCTTCTCCAGGCAGGATTAGAGGGCCTTTTCACCCGAATCTTGGGATCAGGAAGGGCTCCCTGGCAGTGAGCAGAGCATGAAGGTAGAACAGTCCATATACGCAGTGATAGACATTAACCAATCCCTGCCTTGTGCTGCCAAGTAACTCATTTTTGTGCAGTTCTCAGTATATTCCTTTGTCATTTCTGTGCCTATTTAATGTCTCCTATATGTGTCATTGACTAGGAGGATGCAGTTCTGCACTggtgtttatatatttaaattcaccctgtgatttttttttatcacacaCAGCTGTACAGAAAGTCTAAGCACTACATGTGTGTAGTACTTTGAGCGAACAGGCAAGGTCAGGTACACTGGCCAGATCTGCTTGAGCTGTCAGCTTGTGTGATAATAGGCGCAAGTGTAGCTGTCACATGTGATAATGTATCATaggttctctttttttgttgtttatttgtttatgttgaCATTGTTGACAATATGTTAGATTCTGGTgaatagcaaagtgattcagttatgtatatacatatatatattctttttcagattcttttccattataaattattacaagacattgaatgtagtactctgtgttatatagtaggtccttgtttattttatatatgacagtgtgtatctgttaatcccaaacttctaatttacccctccctccctactctgtcccctttggtaaccgtaggtttgttttctgtgtctgtgagtctgtttctgttttgtaaataagttcatttgtatcattttttagatacacattataatataaaaaaagtCAAGGCAATTCTAAGTTAAT
Encoded proteins:
- the LOC102533800 gene encoding LOW QUALITY PROTEIN: modulator of apoptosis 1-like (The sequence of the model RefSeq protein was modified relative to this genomic sequence to represent the inferred CDS: inserted 1 base in 1 codon; substituted 2 bases at 2 genomic stop codons), with the protein product MLRLLEDWCEGVDVNPRKALSIAGIPQTCNVAAIEEALRAALAPSGEYRLLGRMFRGDEDRKVALIGLTEETSHALVPKEIPGKGGAWRAIFKPPDPDNEFLSRLNEFSEGAGMTLGXFTRALGYGNDPFGLDQDMIPEMRAPMLTQALGEALQPALQYLKYRKLTVFSGSDPLEPEEEEFESXLFHTTQMMKTWQVLDTKKRRRLLESLRGSASDIIRVLKINSPLITVPECVQALEQVFGVISNPXLQVKYLTTYQKDEEKLSAYVLRLEPLLQKLVERDVIEREVVNQARLDQIIAGAVPRTPRGKFALSEDGSAPGLLQLLTLIKDEEAAEEEHLLQAGLEGLFTRILGSGRAPWQ